The Filimonas lacunae genomic sequence CTCCAGCTTCTTACAGTTCTGATATATTATATTATCAGTATGATATATTCTCCACTTTGCCTAACAATGGACTACATCCCTTTTATAAATATCCGTGGACCACTGATAGTATTCGTACCTATTATCGTGACGCATATGATTCTATAGATCGTTCTATACATCCCGACACTGGTGCCTTATACAATGTACTGGATACTCTTTCTGCCAGTGGGTTTGCTTCCCGCTTTACCAGTAGCTGGGCAGAAGCTTTATTACCACACCACCCGGAATATGGCCGGTTGAATTTTGCTGAAAAGCACCTGAAAAGAACTTATGACTGGATTGAGGCGTTTAACCAAGACTCAACTTATGCACAGGCGGCAAGTAATGGTCATATTGTTTCTTCAGGAAGTTTTTTGGTAAGTGTTTTCCTTGACCATCAAGATCCATTTTTTGACGATGCTTTTAGTCCTTCCAATATAAGGACCATGGATTCTATTGTAAACCGGTCCGGGTATTATAAAACCAATCTATGGAATATTGCTTATACAAGTGTTATTTGTAATAATATCGCAGATGCTAACAGCCGTGCGAATTGTGAAAGTGGATCTCATAAGCCTCCCTTTGCAGATTTAACAGACGACCAAAGAAACAGTGTCTGGAATGTATTCAAAGGACTGTATTCCAATGTACGTGACTCTATGGTAAACGCCTGGATAAGAACCAAGGTGCCTATATCAAATGAAACTTCATTTGCCGCACAGAATTATGCCCTGCGCTTTGCCAGCAATAGTTTACTGGTGGCTCAAACAGATGGCTGGTCAAGCTGGTATCCTGCTACTTCCGGTGGAGCACCTGCAGTGTCTATGCCCGATTCTGCCGCAGCAGTATATACCAATCGTTGCAGCAGTTACATAGATGGATGGAAAACCAAATTGTTGCAATGTGCTGCTATTGCATCAATGGCCGATACTGCGCGCGCGAGGCTGTTAAACAAAATTACCGCTGGCATGGAAGCAGTTTGCCGGAAAGGAACGGATGAGGCAAACCCGAATGGTTCCTCTTCGGTAGCGCCGTCTACTGCTTATGACGGGCAGCCTCGTACTTTTGAAGAGGTAATACTCAAAGAGCTTACCGATGCCGGGATTCCGCGTAACCTTTTTTGTAATGCATTTGTTATAGATTTTCCCAAGCCTTACGGTAAAAACCCGGTACTGGTTCAGTCGTATATTGCTCGCCTCGATACCTGTACTTGTTCCAGGTATGCTGCATTGGTGCAGGAGGCAAACAATACGCCCGGTTATTCAGGTTATACCATGACGAATTTGAACAAGTACCTGAAGCAAGCCTATGGCGATACGCTTACGGCTGTTGTGTATGCAGGTTTACAGCATTGCAGCGAATTAGTAACCCGTGTAGGTTGTGATTCTACTATTGATAGTGGTCCTTCTACAAGAGCTTCTACCGGAACCAATTGCCGTGATACGGTGGTTACCTATGGTTTAAGTAGCGCCCAACCATTACCTGCGTTTTTAAAATGTGGCTATGTAAACATATCCCGTTGTGTAACCTGCGACACGTTAAGTGCCCTTACCGGCAGGTTTAAAACGTATTTTGCCAATACTCCTTTTACCGGTGCGCCTTATCTGAATGATGACCTGGATACTACCCAGATAGCCTGCAATGCATTATTTGCCAGGTATCTGAACTATTACACCGGATTGGAATTAACCTGGATGGATTATGTGAAAGCTGCTGCTACGTCATCCTGTAGTTTAGCTAATTATGCAGCTAACAGCAATGCGCATCAAACGGTAATATGTGGTTCAACAAAAATAATTACCGACACAGCCGGTAAGTTTGTGGTAGAGTCGCCCTGCGATAAAGTACAAACACAGGCCACGTCATTAGCTATAAACATTTACGAAGCGCAGCGGGAACAGTTACTGGCCAATTTTGAAGTTTTGTACCTGGCTAAATGCCTGGAAGCAAAAAATGCGGAAGTGTTTATGGTATCAGATACCAGCCGTGAATATCATTATACATTATATTATTATGATCAGGCGGGCAACCTGGTAAAAACGGTTCCTCCTAAAGGCGTCAGACCCGATTTTAGCACTACTTTTCTCAATAGGGTTAAAACGGCCCGCAGTATGGGAGATACGGCTTTGCCGGTACATTCCTTTCTTACTCAATATCGTTATAACAGTTTAAACCAGCTAGTAGCACAGAAATCACCGGATGCGGGTATTTCTTCTTTCTGGTACGACAGGCTGGGACGTCTTGCTGTGAGCCGTAATGCACAGCAACAGGCAGATGCACGTAGCTTGTATAGTTATACTATATATGATGCATTAGGGCGTATTACCGAAGTAGGGCAAAAGCCCGCCACCTCCGCCATGCTTCAAACCATCAGCCAGGATACAGCTGCACTGTATAATTGGTTATATAACACCGGTGGAACAAGGGAGCAGGTTACAGGAACCGTGTATGATATTGCGCGTGGAGGCTTTGATACCCTGATGAGTCAGAAAAATCTTCGCAACAGGGTTAGTTATAGCTATACGCAAAATCTCGCTACCGAAGCACCTTACTATACTTCAGCTACCTTTTACTCTTATGATGTACATGGCAATGTGGATACGCTTGTGCAGGACTACAAAGGCATTAGCATTGCTAATAACTCTAACAACCGCTTTAAACGCATTACTTACCAGTATGATTTGATCAGCGGTAAGGTAAATGGAGTGGATTATCAGCCGGGTTTTGCCGATAATTTCTATCATCGCTATACCTATGACGCTGAAAACCGTTTAACAGAGGTCGAAACCAGTCGCGATAAACTCTACTGGGAAAGAGAAGCTGCCTATAGCTATTACAAACACGGCCCTGTGTCAAGGGTGGTGTTTGGGCAGCAGCAGGTGCAGGGAGTAGACTATGCCTATACCTTACAGGGCTGGTTAAAAAGCGTAAACAGTGGCATTAGCACTGGCAATGGCTTTGACTCCGTCTGTATAAGCGGATCTGCTGTAGACAGCCTTATTGTAAACCAGCGCTCTGGCAATACACCTGGCAGTTATACCGCCCGTTTCAAAATTAGCTTTACTGGTGAATTTGAAAGCGGTGTCAATGACTCCTTTGTAGCAGTAGTGGATTCCACACTGGCTGTTTGCAAAAACAATGGTAATGCCGGCGGTTTATTAACTACATCAGAAGCCGCTACGGTAGCTAACGATATATTCGGATTTAACCTGCATTATTACCCAGGTGATTATCTGCCTATAGGTGGATCAGTAGCCACCAGTGTATTAAACGCATTAGGCACAGAGGCTGCTCCTTTATACAATGGAAATATTGCCGCTATGGCAGTAGCTATACCTAAGCTCGGTGATGCCAAATTGTACAACTATCATTACGATCAGCTCAACAGGCTGGTACAAATGGATGCCTATAATGGTATAAATACCACTACCGGCACCTTTACACCCATTAAGCTGAATGATTACAAAGAGCGTATCAGCTACGATCCTAATGGTAACATTCAAAGCTACCTTCGTAACGGTGTTACAACGAATGGTATCTATCCGGCTATGGATAGTCTTACCTATGACTACTACGCCAACAACAACAGGTTAAAACATATTGGTGATAATACCACTTATACCAATAACTATAGTACGGATATTGATAACCAGGTTGCTGCTAACAATTACACTTACGATTCCATCGGTAATCTGAAATCAGATGCAGCAGAAGGCATCACAGACATTCAATGGACAGTATATGGTAAAATAGCAAGTATTACCAAAAATGGCAATACCATCAGCTACACTTACGACGCCTCAGGCAATCGCATCAGCAAAAACGCCGGGGACGTTACCACTTTTTATGTAAGAGACGCCAGCGGTAATGTAATGGCTGTATATGAGCAAACTGCATCTACAAACACGCTGCAACAGACTGAAAATCATATCTATGGTAGCAGCAGGCTGGGTATCCAAAAACAGCTTACCGTTGCCGCCCAGCCCGTAGCACTCGCATCCGGATTCGGTTCAGGAACAAATAGTATCTTCACCAGGGGTGAAAAGCTCTTTGAATTAAGCAACCATTTAGGGAATGTACTGGCTACCGTGTCGGATAAGCGCTTGCAGGTGAGTGCGGCGGGTAGTACGGTGGATTATTACAATGCTGATGTGGTGAGTGCGCAGGATTATTATCCGTTTGGGATGTTGCAGCCTGGTAGAAGTTATAATGCTGGTGGGTATAGGTATGGGTTTAATGGTAAGGAGAATGATAATGAGGTGAAGGGAGATGGGAATCAACAGGATTATGGAATGAGGATTTATGATCCGAGGATTGGGAAGTTTTTGAGTGTGGATCCGATCACAAAGGATTACCCTGAATTGACTCCATATCAGTTTGCTAGTAATAGACCTATACAAGGAGTTGATCTGGATGGTGGAGAGTTTCAAGATCGAGCTACGAATGTTGCTTATTGGATGAAAAGGCATCCAGTTCAAACAACGATTAGAGAGAGTCTACTTAGTGGCATGGTAGACTTGAGGAATGTTAGAGATGCTAGCCTTTATCTTGGTGGCGGGCAGGTAATGCCTAAGAGAAACTGGGCGTGGGATTTACTAGCAGGACCTCGAGTTTTTTCAGGATATGCAGGCAACGGAAAGCTATATATCAACAACATTGTAGATGCTGATGGATATGTTACTAATAGGACTGTACCTATTGGTGGAACTGCGCCACTGCCAGATGGTATAGGAAGTCCATTCGGGCGAATCTCGCATTTCTCGCAATTAGGCTTCAGGTATGAAGCAGCAGTGAAAACTTCGGAAGATGGATCGCGATTCATTTCTCATTTTTTGAGACATGGAAGTCAAAAGATTTTAATAGGTTATTCTTCTATATCGGCAGAAGGGTTATTGTCAAATGCCTTTGAGGTTCATGAATTGCTTCAAGGCTTGGGAGCGTCAAAAGCTATGTATGCCGAGTTGAAAATAATAGGATTTTCCAAAGTTGAATCTAGTTTTAACCCTTCTTCAACAAATTTTCAGGAATTTATGAAGATATATGATGCTAGTAAAGGGAATTTAGTTGAAGCTGCTAAAGCGACTCCTGCTGCTAAAGCACTGGGGGAAGGTTGGACTCCTACAAATTTTAATGTAACAGAATCAAATATAAAAATGGAGTGGATAAAAAAATAATAAAATTTATGTATAAGAGTATCGAAATAATTTTTCCTTTTGCTGAAAACCAAAAGGCTAATATCGTTTTTGTAACTAAGTTATTTGTGTCGTTGAGAGAAATAAGCTTAGAAGAAGGGCGAAACGAATCGTTAAAATTTTTGGAAAAGAATGACCTTGTAATTCCAATAAGTGAAGTAAATCTAGCTGAGATAGAGAGCTATCTACAATCTTTTGGTTATAAGTATAGGGTTGTACATAAAACCTTACCTGAGTAGTGTACAGAAAGTAGTGTACAGAACATTATCTGCATGATTTAAAAAATTATAAGGGAGCTAAATAAGGTAATGTTCACAACGTCACCTACGTGATTAATAAATTTGTAAGGGAGCTGATAATCAATCGGCTCCCTTATTTTGTCTGGTAAAATAAGGAGTGTGCTTACGTGTCTTTTACTGTTTATTGTCACGGGAAGCCTACTATTATTGAGTTTAATAAACCCTCGTGTACACTTTGTCACCTGCTTAAAATTTATGAATAAGAATGTTGAAATAATATTCCCTTTTGCTGAAAATAAGGAGGCTACTGTCATGTTTTTTCTAAAAGTATTTGTAGTGTTGAGAGAACTGAATTTGGATGATGTATTTAAAGAAAAAAGAAAATTTGAAGCAGGGGAAGATCTCGTAATTCCAATAAGCGAAGTAAATCTTGCTACAGTAGAGCAAAGCATGCAATCACTGGGGTACGTCTATAAAATATTGTACAGATAATGTACATAGAGTCACCTGCATGATTTATAAATTTATAAGGGAGCTGATAAACAAACTAGGCCATTCCGTAATTGGGATGGCTATTTTGTTGGTAGGTGCAGGTAAATAATAGGCAAGGGAGGGTAGGGAGGCCTGATTTTATCAAAAATGCCGGGATCATTCCTGTTGATATACAGCATTTTGGCGTGAGATTATTATATTGCCAGATAATGTTTTGAAGATGTATCTGTTTGAATTTACAAAATCGCTGCTGGTAAAGTCCAATTTCTACGATCAGATAGGGGCATATATACGATATGCAGCGAAGGATGATCCAAGTTTAGAGGATTTACTTGATGGACATTGTGATTCTGCCGGAACTGTTGTTATGTTCCTCATGAACGAGAAGAACAGTGAAAGTTTGACACTGAAATTTGCTATTGAGGATGGCATGTACAAGGATGAGGTAGCGTTGAATAAAATACTTGCTGATGCCTTTATTAATAACCCCAAAACCGTGAAGGGAATATTAGCCTTCGCAGTTAATGATATAGAGTACTTGAAAACTGCATATAAGCAGCATGATTGGCTGGAACGATTTACCATTATTGCCGATCGTCTTAATGCGTTAAAATTAAATTTGCTCTCCCGGTATGGGGATTCTGCTGGTACAGTTGAAACCAGTACTGTAAAACCATTAACCTGGACTGGTGGAGTTGCTGTTTTGGGTACTCTTTTTAATGAACTGCGTACAACGGAGAAAAACGGTGCAGGTAATCCATTTATTAACGCAACCGCAAAGGAGATTGCAGATTTTATCTGTACTTTCTTTGTGGATGAAGAAGGAAATGCGTTTGAAAGAGATTCTGTAGCGCGGTATTTATCTTCTGACAAGCAAGCTAAACGTAATAAAGTGGACGTAAAGGCAATAGCCGCAAGGACCAAAGACTAGAATAAGCTCAATTTTACTGTTATAATGACTAAAGGGAGTGCAGGGAGACCTGTATTCCCTTTCTTTTTTCCTGCTATTTACAAAATAGTCTGAATGACTATTTATGACCGACCGGACTTTTTGCTCTGTTTCATCTTTGTACTGTTAAAACGGAAGGGCGCCGCCGTGATAACTCAAATTAATTTTTCAAAAAAACTAAATCTGAGTTTATGAACTCTACAAATCCAGAGGCAAAATTAGAAAATGTTCAATTCGCAGCAGTCGAGAATGAGATGGCGGTGCCAACAAATAGTAATGAATCCCAAAGCTACCAATTAAAAAAGCCAGAGGGCATTCATGTATCTCCACCCAATATTATAGTGCCACCAGATTACAACAGACTGGGGCTGCCTGATGACGACAGGAAGACACAAGGCGCGGCTAGGCCAGTTGAGCAGGATAATACTAATCGAATCAAAGCTTTCTTGAATCAGAACTGGCTATTTCGTTATAACACGCTTAGTAATATTATTGAAGTCCAGGAAAAGAATATCGGAATAGGTGGGAGTTGGAAAAGTCTGGATGAAATGCGTTTAAACTCCATGAAGCTGCGCATGGCTCATGAAATGGGGTTAGAAGTTGATAAAAAGCTGCGCATAATATTACGTTCGGATTTTGTGAAGCAGTTTAATGCAATTGAGGACTACTTTAATAGTCTTCCTGTGTGGGATCGTAATACGGATTATATAGCAGGGTTGGCTAATACGGTGACAACGACCAATCAGCCGGCGTTTTTAAAATATTTCCGAAAGTGGTTTGTGGGATTAGTTGCCTGCTGTCTAAATCCGAATGCCTCTAACCACTTGGTTTTCCTATTGAAAGGAGCACAAGGAATAGGTAAAACTAAATTCTTACGGAATCTTATGCCGCCGGAATTGAAAAATTACTGTAATGAAGCTCCTTTTAATCCGGGTAGCAAAGGGAATGAGAGGTTATTGGCTGAAAATATGCTCATTATCCTAGATGAATTTGATATTAAATCGGATAAGCAAATGGATTTATTCAAATTCCTTGTTACATGCGAAACCGTTAACGCCAAGAGAGCTTATTCCAACCAGCTTGAG encodes the following:
- a CDS encoding VapE domain-containing protein; its protein translation is MNSTNPEAKLENVQFAAVENEMAVPTNSNESQSYQLKKPEGIHVSPPNIIVPPDYNRLGLPDDDRKTQGAARPVEQDNTNRIKAFLNQNWLFRYNTLSNIIEVQEKNIGIGGSWKSLDEMRLNSMKLRMAHEMGLEVDKKLRIILRSDFVKQFNAIEDYFNSLPVWDRNTDYIAGLANTVTTTNQPAFLKYFRKWFVGLVACCLNPNASNHLVFLLKGAQGIGKTKFLRNLMPPELKNYCNEAPFNPGSKGNERLLAENMLIILDEFDIKSDKQMDLFKFLVTCETVNAKRAYSNQLEQRPRIASFAGTTNRSSFLNDETGTRRFFVAEAIDISPVPYEHLSLAFAQAYALVQDGEQYYLSGTDIEELNALNSEHIAVNVEEECLLKCVAPANVNMQDRRVLSATEITEYLCKHTPLKFSNAMVQKIGVLLKRNGFAQRKSNGRPVYDVICLM
- a CDS encoding RHS repeat-associated core domain-containing protein is translated as MKPRMLLLRLLFALFIVNSAFVAWAQKDGGVVKTPLISNMSGDSLATANTYAISQSYIPATGGWELSPSITNIISLVVNEETNTYLSADFTATVVVNIQYGKAGYAENSKQVSLTVTYSKSEGAKYNARNYFSFKGANFVRVTVATPSTATVGGVSVNKFIRLQNEMRVTSYYKLNATKIPVITQLPATADELPLTWQTPVDAGNNGVQLEWTWLEDELKSTFYDSGDTVNPKLLFRRNATRIDLPAGKSSYNIPLFYDGQGKLYYHIRAVNNDATGKRTDGNWSDLQSYIFKGHNDSLNWQVSTSFAEEGKRKSVIEYFDGSLRGRQTVTKDNSTNNVIAAETFYDAMGRPAVQVLPVPGINSVVAYTKNLNLFNNQASFEDPAKYFDLESTSFPGSATPVMKPDSSVAALYYSSGNADKNSNSNSNIPSAEGYPYSVTRYTPDATGRILSQSGVGAAMKMGSGHEIKYYYGTPAQEELDGLFGTEAGDFTHYAKNMVKDANGQMSVSYVDMTGKTVATALAGEAPVGVKALLPDNTQYPNQYATYITRNLLNNNANLIKGHSVESVTSLLVPAKGVYNFNYALTPAALLLTSCQGQQLNYDCKYTLEITVIDESGDHAPIVRRFNNITVNLEDTSATVAEFKDESGVPSNNITFSYTFEPGSYLVRKTLSISDASLQKYKELFVSKGVCKTQDQLIDSVYTVMRAGSACGGATAITCQSCMDSLGSYNIYRNKYIQNLGSNLPSESAIHAAYSADSLNCKALCGNTSHRLESIRSMMLADMTPYTGQYATGNPPASYSSDILYYQYDIFSTLPNNGLHPFYKYPWTTDSIRTYYRDAYDSIDRSIHPDTGALYNVLDTLSASGFASRFTSSWAEALLPHHPEYGRLNFAEKHLKRTYDWIEAFNQDSTYAQAASNGHIVSSGSFLVSVFLDHQDPFFDDAFSPSNIRTMDSIVNRSGYYKTNLWNIAYTSVICNNIADANSRANCESGSHKPPFADLTDDQRNSVWNVFKGLYSNVRDSMVNAWIRTKVPISNETSFAAQNYALRFASNSLLVAQTDGWSSWYPATSGGAPAVSMPDSAAAVYTNRCSSYIDGWKTKLLQCAAIASMADTARARLLNKITAGMEAVCRKGTDEANPNGSSSVAPSTAYDGQPRTFEEVILKELTDAGIPRNLFCNAFVIDFPKPYGKNPVLVQSYIARLDTCTCSRYAALVQEANNTPGYSGYTMTNLNKYLKQAYGDTLTAVVYAGLQHCSELVTRVGCDSTIDSGPSTRASTGTNCRDTVVTYGLSSAQPLPAFLKCGYVNISRCVTCDTLSALTGRFKTYFANTPFTGAPYLNDDLDTTQIACNALFARYLNYYTGLELTWMDYVKAAATSSCSLANYAANSNAHQTVICGSTKIITDTAGKFVVESPCDKVQTQATSLAINIYEAQREQLLANFEVLYLAKCLEAKNAEVFMVSDTSREYHYTLYYYDQAGNLVKTVPPKGVRPDFSTTFLNRVKTARSMGDTALPVHSFLTQYRYNSLNQLVAQKSPDAGISSFWYDRLGRLAVSRNAQQQADARSLYSYTIYDALGRITEVGQKPATSAMLQTISQDTAALYNWLYNTGGTREQVTGTVYDIARGGFDTLMSQKNLRNRVSYSYTQNLATEAPYYTSATFYSYDVHGNVDTLVQDYKGISIANNSNNRFKRITYQYDLISGKVNGVDYQPGFADNFYHRYTYDAENRLTEVETSRDKLYWEREAAYSYYKHGPVSRVVFGQQQVQGVDYAYTLQGWLKSVNSGISTGNGFDSVCISGSAVDSLIVNQRSGNTPGSYTARFKISFTGEFESGVNDSFVAVVDSTLAVCKNNGNAGGLLTTSEAATVANDIFGFNLHYYPGDYLPIGGSVATSVLNALGTEAAPLYNGNIAAMAVAIPKLGDAKLYNYHYDQLNRLVQMDAYNGINTTTGTFTPIKLNDYKERISYDPNGNIQSYLRNGVTTNGIYPAMDSLTYDYYANNNRLKHIGDNTTYTNNYSTDIDNQVAANNYTYDSIGNLKSDAAEGITDIQWTVYGKIASITKNGNTISYTYDASGNRISKNAGDVTTFYVRDASGNVMAVYEQTASTNTLQQTENHIYGSSRLGIQKQLTVAAQPVALASGFGSGTNSIFTRGEKLFELSNHLGNVLATVSDKRLQVSAAGSTVDYYNADVVSAQDYYPFGMLQPGRSYNAGGYRYGFNGKENDNEVKGDGNQQDYGMRIYDPRIGKFLSVDPITKDYPELTPYQFASNRPIQGVDLDGGEFQDRATNVAYWMKRHPVQTTIRESLLSGMVDLRNVRDASLYLGGGQVMPKRNWAWDLLAGPRVFSGYAGNGKLYINNIVDADGYVTNRTVPIGGTAPLPDGIGSPFGRISHFSQLGFRYEAAVKTSEDGSRFISHFLRHGSQKILIGYSSISAEGLLSNAFEVHELLQGLGASKAMYAELKIIGFSKVESSFNPSSTNFQEFMKIYDASKGNLVEAAKATPAAKALGEGWTPTNFNVTESNIKMEWIKK